A region from the Riemerella anatipestifer genome encodes:
- a CDS encoding glycosyltransferase family 2 protein — translation MEKLLTLIVPIYNTEEYLPKCLNSLIIRENLMSLLEVLLIIDGSPDNALEIAREYEEKYPQTFRVINKENGGYGSVLKRGIVEGKGKYCKVLDSDDWYDNQSFERFVEQLQTIDTDVVVTDFVREYVFENRSELFSLPKVKPNKVYGLDKEISELEGAFVMHRLAYKTDVVRQAQIDFPEKIFYTDTLFASLPLFFAKDLYYTDSPLYRYLIGRDGQTVAPATIRKNRKGVETVIRYYYQKYTQHKSQMTEEKRNFVLSSVKAFFQMYYKILVHLDFSDAKKELAEWHSFVKKTPEYEVFSDIKLVEYYNILPYFIFRYTSFIWRK, via the coding sequence ATGGAAAAATTACTAACCCTTATAGTTCCTATATACAATACAGAAGAATATTTGCCCAAGTGCTTAAACTCGCTGATAATTAGAGAAAATTTAATGTCGCTTTTGGAAGTGCTTCTGATTATAGACGGAAGCCCAGATAATGCACTGGAAATAGCGCGAGAGTATGAGGAAAAATACCCTCAAACTTTTAGGGTAATCAACAAGGAAAATGGAGGCTATGGTTCCGTATTAAAAAGAGGAATAGTGGAGGGAAAAGGCAAGTATTGTAAAGTTCTAGACTCTGACGATTGGTATGATAATCAATCGTTCGAAAGGTTTGTAGAGCAATTGCAGACTATCGATACAGATGTTGTGGTTACGGATTTTGTAAGGGAATATGTTTTTGAAAATCGGTCAGAATTATTTAGTTTACCAAAAGTAAAACCTAATAAAGTTTATGGTTTAGATAAAGAGATTAGTGAATTAGAAGGAGCGTTTGTTATGCATAGATTAGCGTATAAAACAGATGTGGTAAGACAGGCACAGATAGATTTTCCGGAAAAAATATTTTATACAGATACTCTTTTTGCTTCTTTACCTCTTTTTTTCGCTAAAGATTTATATTACACAGATAGTCCTCTATACAGATACCTGATAGGAAGAGATGGACAAACCGTAGCTCCTGCTACCATCAGAAAAAACAGGAAAGGAGTAGAGACGGTTATCAGGTATTATTACCAAAAATATACGCAACATAAATCTCAAATGACCGAAGAAAAGAGAAACTTTGTTTTGTCCTCTGTTAAGGCCTTTTTCCAAATGTACTATAAAATTTTGGTTCATTTAGATTTTTCTGATGCAAAAAAAGAATTGGCGGAGTGGCATTCTTTTGTAAAAAAAACACCAGAATATGAGGTGTTTTCGGATATCAAATTAGTGGAGTATTATAATATATTGCCTTATTTTATATTTAGATATACCTCATTTATTTGGAGAAAATAA
- a CDS encoding family 6 glucosyltransferase, giving the protein MHLQVEFSFYKSAEKYLLLEHEKHYFVFSDVKTKILGEEENVTKIYQEKLGWPYDTLMRFDMFLKVEKELENMDYIYFFNANMEVLKPIGEEILPKRESLMAIRHPLQYNRLREEFSYESDPKSVAYIPPNEGKYYFMGGLNGGKAKDYLHMVRILDANTKEDLKNGVVAVWHDESHINKYLLDKEPLIVAPQYAWPEGLVMDVVDYKDYGYLKSNDDIKIILHDKYHPRFGGAYWMRNSPHKNIFVEKISYIIYSKLTECNDFYRNYQYKKQNGLKINFKIELYRKYNALKRLVLNQIKDRFKL; this is encoded by the coding sequence TTGCATTTGCAAGTTGAATTCAGCTTTTATAAAAGTGCTGAAAAATATTTACTTCTAGAACATGAAAAACATTATTTTGTATTTAGTGATGTAAAAACTAAAATTTTAGGAGAAGAAGAAAATGTAACTAAAATTTATCAAGAAAAGTTAGGCTGGCCTTATGATACATTAATGCGATTTGATATGTTCTTAAAAGTAGAGAAAGAACTAGAAAATATGGACTATATATATTTCTTTAATGCTAATATGGAAGTTCTTAAACCTATTGGAGAAGAAATTTTACCTAAAAGAGAAAGCTTGATGGCTATTAGGCATCCTCTACAATATAATCGTTTAAGAGAAGAATTTTCTTATGAGTCAGATCCAAAATCAGTAGCATATATTCCTCCTAATGAGGGAAAATATTACTTTATGGGGGGATTAAATGGAGGAAAAGCAAAGGATTATTTACATATGGTAAGAATTCTAGATGCAAACACAAAGGAAGATTTGAAAAATGGAGTAGTTGCTGTTTGGCATGATGAAAGTCACATCAATAAATACTTATTGGATAAAGAGCCTCTTATCGTTGCTCCGCAGTATGCATGGCCCGAAGGTTTAGTGATGGATGTGGTTGATTATAAGGATTATGGGTATTTAAAATCAAATGATGATATAAAAATAATTTTACATGATAAATATCACCCTCGTTTTGGTGGAGCATACTGGATGAGAAACTCTCCCCATAAAAACATTTTTGTTGAAAAAATAAGTTACATAATTTATAGTAAACTAACTGAGTGTAATGATTTTTATCGAAATTATCAGTATAAAAAACAAAATGGGTTAAAAATAAATTTTAAAATAGAATTGTATAGAAAATATAATGCCTTAAAAAGACTTGTTTTAAATCAAATAAAAGATAGATTTAAATTATAG
- a CDS encoding glycosyltransferase family 2 protein gives MKFSILVAHYNNYNYFLDCYKSIINQTYQDFEVILVDDCSNDGSFEKIQNLVKNDIRFKVFKNEENKGVGYTKRKCVELATGDICGFVDPDDALTKEAVGRSVEVYEENKQTVATYSRFYICDEHLSVKHIFKNTKKVRSDNPYFFNINLEIAHFFTFRRDKYLETEGIIPEYKLAEDQDLYLKLYEKGKIFYINQPLLFYRVHNKGLSHDSNRMEMKTKHWHQVLYKATERRKITTLYGVSVKQIECLPKFLFEKENSFLKKLIRKFIK, from the coding sequence ATGAAATTTTCAATACTCGTAGCTCATTATAATAATTATAATTATTTTCTAGATTGTTACAAAAGCATCATCAATCAAACTTATCAAGATTTTGAAGTTATACTTGTGGATGATTGTTCTAATGATGGTTCTTTTGAAAAAATACAAAATTTAGTAAAAAATGATATAAGGTTTAAAGTTTTTAAAAATGAGGAAAATAAGGGCGTAGGTTATACCAAAAGAAAATGTGTAGAATTGGCGACAGGAGATATTTGTGGTTTTGTAGATCCAGATGATGCTCTTACTAAAGAGGCAGTTGGTAGATCGGTAGAGGTCTATGAAGAAAATAAACAAACTGTTGCAACTTACTCTAGATTTTATATTTGTGATGAACATTTGTCTGTTAAACATATTTTTAAAAACACGAAAAAAGTGAGAAGTGATAATCCATATTTTTTTAATATTAATTTAGAGATAGCTCACTTTTTTACATTTAGAAGAGACAAATATTTAGAGACAGAAGGTATTATTCCTGAATATAAATTGGCAGAAGATCAAGATTTATATTTAAAACTTTACGAAAAAGGAAAAATTTTTTATATAAACCAACCTTTACTTTTTTATAGAGTCCACAATAAGGGACTATCACATGATAGCAATAGAATGGAAATGAAAACCAAACATTGGCACCAAGTTCTTTATAAAGCCACGGAAAGAAGAAAAATCACTACTTTATATGGGGTATCTGTGAAACAAATAGAGTGTCTGCCAAAATTTCTTTTTGAAAAGGAAAATTCTTTTTTGAAAAAACTAATTAGAAAGTTTATCAAATGA
- a CDS encoding IS30-like element IS4351 family transposase, with protein MSKHITEEQRYAISMMLQIPMSKKAIAEAIGVDKSTVYREIKRNCDARSGSYSMELAQRKADRRKQQKHRKEVLTPAMRKRIIKLLKKGFSPEQIVGRSRLEGIAMVSHETIYRWIWEDKRRGGKLHKYLRRQGRRYAKRGSKNAGRGFIPGRVDIDERPEIVELKERFGDLEIDTIIGKNHKGAILTINDRATSRVWIRKLSGKEAIPVAKIAVWALRKVKNLIHTITADNGKEFAKHEEIAQKLEIKFYFCKPYHSWERGANENTNGLIRQYIPKGKDFSEVTNKQIKWIENKLNNRPRKRLGYLTPNEKFKQIINQNSVAFAS; from the coding sequence ATGAGCAAACATATAACCGAGGAACAAAGGTATGCAATTTCTATGATGTTGCAAATACCGATGAGCAAAAAAGCAATAGCGGAAGCTATCGGAGTAGATAAAAGCACTGTTTACAGGGAGATAAAGCGCAATTGCGACGCCCGAAGTGGTAGCTATAGCATGGAGCTTGCCCAGCGAAAAGCAGACAGGCGCAAGCAGCAAAAACATCGCAAGGAAGTGCTTACACCGGCAATGAGAAAACGGATAATAAAGCTGTTGAAGAAAGGATTCAGCCCGGAGCAGATTGTCGGCAGGAGCCGCTTGGAGGGAATTGCGATGGTATCTCACGAAACGATATATCGCTGGATTTGGGAGGATAAGCGGCGGGGTGGCAAACTGCACAAATATCTTCGCAGACAAGGTCGCAGGTATGCCAAACGTGGTTCTAAAAATGCAGGGCGAGGATTTATCCCAGGCAGGGTGGATATTGATGAGCGTCCCGAGATAGTGGAACTGAAGGAGAGATTTGGTGATTTAGAGATAGATACAATTATTGGTAAGAACCACAAAGGTGCCATTCTTACCATTAACGACAGAGCAACAAGCAGGGTCTGGATACGCAAGTTGTCGGGAAAAGAAGCCATCCCGGTAGCTAAGATTGCAGTATGGGCACTGCGGAAAGTGAAAAACTTAATACACACAATTACGGCTGACAATGGAAAGGAGTTTGCAAAGCACGAGGAAATTGCGCAAAAATTGGAAATAAAATTCTATTTTTGCAAACCATACCACTCATGGGAACGTGGTGCCAATGAAAACACCAACGGGCTTATCAGGCAGTATATCCCAAAGGGTAAGGACTTTAGTGAAGTAACCAACAAACAGATTAAGTGGATTGAAAATAAACTCAATAATCGACCTCGTAAAAGACTTGGATACCTCACGCCAAACGAAAAATTTAAACAAATTATTAATCAGAATTCTGTTGCATTTGCAAGTTGA
- a CDS encoding glycosyltransferase family 4 protein produces the protein MNIVYFFPNLKDAAGTERMLNVKANYLADVLGYNITIITYKQYDDPIFFKFSEKIKMIHFDIPDPTRDLKNFPSSERKKLYKNFMATYRKKVEDYLYHNPTDIAISMYFGAEHKFLPLIKDGSKKILEYHFHFDITPLSKKLKANWTLKNLKMKLQTWFFQKTLNKFDKIVVLTEEDEKAWSHYFDNVTNIPNPITIEAITTDYKSKKVLAVGRFTYQKGFNYLIDAWAIASKKFPDWQLDIYGHGDLEEELHSQIKMLGLEQSINIFPPSKSINEVYAQYSIFALSSRFEGFPLVLIESIASGLVPVAFACKNGPKQMLGDNKLKDFLVEPNDVETFAEKLSKLMESEVLRKEMSEEALKVSKRYEMSNIMKKWESLFNYLKNK, from the coding sequence ATGAATATTGTTTATTTTTTTCCAAACTTGAAGGATGCTGCAGGTACCGAAAGAATGTTAAATGTTAAAGCAAACTATTTAGCAGATGTATTAGGGTATAATATAACTATAATCACATATAAACAATATGATGATCCTATTTTCTTTAAATTTAGTGAGAAAATAAAAATGATTCATTTTGATATTCCAGATCCTACGCGAGACTTGAAAAACTTTCCCAGTTCAGAGAGAAAAAAGTTGTATAAAAACTTTATGGCAACTTACCGAAAAAAAGTGGAAGATTATCTATACCATAATCCTACTGATATTGCGATTTCAATGTATTTTGGTGCGGAACACAAGTTTTTACCCTTGATAAAAGATGGGAGTAAAAAAATATTAGAATACCATTTTCATTTTGATATTACGCCTCTAAGCAAAAAACTTAAGGCTAATTGGACGCTGAAAAATCTGAAAATGAAACTCCAAACTTGGTTTTTCCAAAAAACACTCAACAAGTTTGATAAAATTGTAGTGCTTACGGAAGAAGACGAAAAAGCATGGAGTCACTATTTTGATAATGTAACCAATATACCCAATCCTATCACGATAGAGGCTATCACCACGGACTATAAATCAAAAAAGGTTCTTGCTGTGGGGCGGTTTACCTATCAGAAAGGCTTCAATTATCTTATTGATGCTTGGGCTATTGCTAGTAAAAAGTTTCCGGATTGGCAGTTAGATATTTACGGACACGGCGACTTGGAAGAAGAACTTCACTCTCAAATTAAAATGCTTGGTTTGGAGCAGAGTATCAATATATTTCCGCCAAGTAAAAGCATTAATGAGGTCTATGCGCAATATTCTATTTTTGCATTAAGTTCTCGCTTTGAGGGGTTTCCGCTTGTTCTCATAGAGTCTATAGCCTCAGGGCTTGTTCCCGTAGCATTTGCTTGTAAAAATGGACCTAAACAAATGTTGGGAGACAACAAATTGAAAGATTTTTTAGTAGAACCCAATGATGTAGAAACTTTTGCAGAAAAATTAAGCAAATTAATGGAGAGCGAGGTTTTAAGAAAGGAAATGTCAGAAGAGGCGTTGAAAGTATCAAAACGCTACGAAATGTCTAATATAATGAAAAAATGGGAGAGTTTGTTTAATTATTTGAAAAATAAATGA
- a CDS encoding lipopolysaccharide biosynthesis protein: MKKLLNETIIYGIGAILPRVIYFLLNPFFIYYISREEFAQFTNLYAWMSYVNILLTLGFETSFFRYSAEKENENKAFYTSFWFLFFTSSLFLGGVYIFNQSIADSLGYAAHPEYIKWFAWIAFFDTICVIPLAWLRFNNKPIKYSAIRVAQVLMQVLSVLALFLFIPKETSQSLGMETSVSYAFVSNIIASVVVFVMLLPVVSKIRFKFSMNLFKRMIKYSYPLMLAGLAFVVNENFDKTVQYNIISKAEAGAYGGCYKLAVLMTLFVTAYRMGIEPFFFKQMNNANAPKTYAKITEYFTLFASVAALGIVANISWLKSIFITDNSYWIAMDIVPIIVVGNLCFGIYYNLSTWYKVTDRTFVGTLISWLGAAITIVLNLLLLKDYGFMVSAWVTLLVYFLMMLVSYFLGQKYYPIPYNMKKIMLVLLVLSVFSFLSYQIFEANVWIGNILFLIFGFGIVFSERNLILSMVARFKNRG; encoded by the coding sequence TTGAAAAAATTACTCAACGAGACTATCATTTACGGTATCGGGGCTATCTTACCGAGGGTTATTTATTTCCTGCTTAATCCTTTTTTCATTTACTATATCTCTAGGGAAGAGTTTGCCCAGTTTACCAATCTTTATGCTTGGATGTCTTATGTGAACATACTGCTTACACTTGGGTTTGAAACCTCTTTTTTTCGTTATTCGGCAGAGAAAGAAAACGAAAACAAGGCATTCTATACTTCGTTTTGGTTTCTGTTTTTTACATCAAGTTTATTTTTAGGTGGAGTTTATATTTTTAATCAAAGTATAGCAGATTCATTAGGGTATGCAGCTCACCCTGAGTATATTAAATGGTTTGCTTGGATTGCCTTTTTTGATACTATTTGTGTAATTCCGTTGGCATGGCTTAGATTTAACAATAAACCAATAAAATATTCTGCTATTAGAGTGGCACAGGTGCTGATGCAGGTATTAAGTGTTTTGGCATTATTTCTATTTATACCTAAAGAAACTTCTCAGAGCTTGGGTATGGAGACATCGGTATCCTACGCATTCGTAAGTAATATTATAGCTAGTGTGGTAGTGTTTGTGATGTTACTTCCTGTAGTTAGCAAGATAAGGTTTAAGTTTTCTATGAACTTGTTTAAACGAATGATAAAATATTCATATCCACTGATGTTGGCAGGATTAGCATTTGTTGTAAACGAAAACTTTGATAAAACGGTACAGTATAATATTATTTCTAAGGCAGAAGCAGGGGCTTATGGGGGTTGTTATAAGTTGGCGGTTCTAATGACGCTATTTGTTACGGCTTACAGAATGGGTATTGAGCCATTCTTTTTTAAACAAATGAATAATGCAAATGCACCAAAAACTTATGCAAAAATCACGGAGTATTTCACATTATTCGCATCTGTAGCAGCGTTGGGTATTGTGGCAAATATCAGTTGGTTAAAATCAATTTTTATTACAGATAACTCTTATTGGATCGCTATGGATATAGTACCGATTATTGTGGTGGGTAATTTGTGTTTTGGCATTTATTATAATTTATCTACTTGGTATAAAGTTACGGATAGAACCTTTGTTGGGACGCTTATTTCTTGGCTAGGAGCAGCGATTACCATTGTGCTGAATTTGTTATTGCTCAAAGATTATGGGTTTATGGTATCAGCTTGGGTAACCTTGTTGGTGTATTTCTTAATGATGCTAGTGTCTTACTTTTTGGGACAGAAGTATTATCCAATCCCTTATAATATGAAAAAAATAATGTTGGTGCTTTTGGTATTGTCGGTATTTTCATTTTTATCTTACCAGATATTTGAAGCAAATGTATGGATTGGGAATATTTTATTCTTAATCTTTGGGTTTGGTATTGTTTTTTCTGAGAGAAACTTAATTTTATCAATGGTAGCGAGGTTCAAAAATAGAGGCTAA
- a CDS encoding glycosyltransferase family 8 protein has product MKKMTDFPIVFTSDDKYIKYTSVTIASIISNANKNFNYRFYILADHISDYNQRLLKEFVSKHKNCCIDFIILTNLNKEQFYVKDYYSAVTYYRFYIPEIFKQYDRVLYLDGDVVVEADISEFTTIDFENNAVIAVQDTKHCNFIKSGGEDWYTKDYFYDILKMNNPEQYFNTGVIAFNLKMMREQCIQDKLFALLEEIKNPKLLDQDILNSVLTRWGGVKFISNKYNFMANIRTAPLNYSYKEVLLSRIKKIFNLNKKEKLPFFIYHFVEAAKPWKSQRPDRMLFYKYLYSIHEVNPPKEFVEEIIKENNRYFSIWWKLFMRYFS; this is encoded by the coding sequence ATGAAAAAAATGACAGACTTTCCAATTGTTTTTACTAGCGATGATAAATATATAAAGTATACTAGCGTTACGATTGCATCAATAATTTCAAATGCTAATAAAAATTTTAATTATAGATTTTATATACTTGCAGATCACATCAGTGATTATAACCAAAGGCTATTAAAAGAATTTGTTTCTAAACATAAAAATTGTTGTATAGATTTCATAATACTAACAAACTTAAATAAAGAACAGTTTTATGTTAAAGATTATTATTCTGCTGTTACATATTATCGATTCTATATTCCTGAAATATTTAAGCAGTATGATAGAGTTTTATACCTTGACGGTGATGTTGTGGTAGAAGCAGATATCTCAGAATTTACAACAATAGATTTTGAGAATAACGCTGTTATTGCTGTACAAGATACAAAACACTGTAATTTTATAAAATCAGGAGGCGAAGATTGGTATACAAAAGATTACTTTTATGATATTTTAAAAATGAATAATCCTGAACAATATTTTAATACAGGTGTTATTGCGTTTAACTTAAAAATGATGAGGGAACAATGTATTCAGGATAAACTATTTGCACTATTGGAAGAGATTAAAAATCCTAAATTACTTGATCAAGATATACTCAATTCTGTTTTAACGAGGTGGGGTGGAGTGAAGTTTATTAGTAATAAATATAATTTTATGGCAAACATAAGGACAGCCCCACTCAATTATTCATACAAAGAGGTTTTACTTTCTCGAATAAAGAAAATTTTCAATTTAAACAAGAAAGAAAAATTACCGTTCTTTATATATCATTTCGTAGAAGCGGCTAAACCTTGGAAATCACAAAGGCCAGATAGAATGTTATTTTATAAATATTTATATTCTATACATGAAGTAAATCCTCCAAAGGAATTTGTGGAAGAAATAATTAAGGAAAATAATAGGTACTTTTCTATTTGGTGGAAACTATTTATGAGATATTTTTCATAG
- a CDS encoding NAD-dependent epimerase/dehydratase family protein: MIVGKGLVASLFTNVDREDIIFFASGVSNSLEVRMEEFMREENLVRETISNYPDKVMVYFSTCSIYDSSKVDSPYVCHKLKMENIVSNNCSRYLILRLSNVVGKGGNPNLLMNYLVRSVMNGEVINVHTKATRNLIDADDVRAIVLSLIETQNINKIINLAYLENYTIVEILEILESFFKIRLNLNLVKAGASYPISTSSEVENYYIQNKLLDKENYLRTILSKYYSICDVD; encoded by the coding sequence ATGATTGTTGGAAAAGGACTTGTAGCGTCATTATTTACGAATGTAGATAGAGAAGATATCATTTTTTTTGCATCAGGTGTTTCTAATTCGCTAGAGGTCAGGATGGAAGAGTTTATGCGTGAGGAGAATCTTGTTAGAGAAACTATTAGCAACTATCCTGATAAGGTAATGGTGTATTTTTCTACCTGTAGTATATATGACTCTTCTAAGGTAGATAGCCCTTATGTATGTCACAAATTAAAAATGGAGAATATTGTCTCAAACAATTGTAGCAGATATTTAATTTTAAGATTAAGCAATGTAGTGGGAAAAGGAGGAAACCCTAATTTACTGATGAATTATCTGGTGCGTTCGGTGATGAATGGAGAAGTTATAAATGTACACACAAAAGCAACTAGAAATTTGATAGACGCAGATGATGTGAGAGCAATAGTGTTGAGCTTAATTGAGACTCAAAATATAAACAAAATTATCAATTTAGCATATTTAGAAAACTATACTATTGTTGAAATATTAGAAATATTAGAATCTTTTTTTAAAATTAGACTCAATCTCAATCTTGTAAAGGCAGGAGCGAGTTATCCTATAAGTACCTCATCTGAAGTGGAAAATTATTATATACAAAATAAACTTCTTGATAAAGAAAACTATCTTAGAACTATTTTGTCTAAGTATTATTCTATTTGTGATGTAGATTAA
- a CDS encoding glycosyltransferase family 2 protein, with the protein MINIYVKSFNRAYYLDRCLASIERNVKGTYSITVLDDGTPQKYLDKIKEKYPQINIKTSKSYSRKIKGVEENIFLGKNIDSFNIPTDLWIEAVENGTDYCIVTEDDVWFTETIDVENLLTEAEKNNINLLKLGWLSNFKDDEYLQIGKINEDVNFNRPKDLFLGSKWLMDIFFYNRYKFFSIAYRLGIFDNYTKIKYWSLNSILMGLWKKEYWLEVWKDAKGRVDEKQQLRNAAAYYNKHKNNPNFIARLSKEAMKTTFQSSATNSYHEYGFKVDINYINYLLNEAWYNDKLDSMQNYPNDFSIDYLETFFDDKVDKNEYHKWVEQFKNQYRNLGCSID; encoded by the coding sequence ATGATAAATATATATGTAAAATCATTCAATAGAGCATACTATCTAGACCGTTGTCTAGCGTCTATTGAAAGAAATGTGAAGGGAACTTATTCTATTACGGTTTTAGATGATGGTACTCCCCAAAAATATTTAGATAAAATAAAAGAAAAGTATCCTCAAATAAATATTAAAACATCTAAATCTTATTCCCGAAAAATAAAGGGTGTAGAAGAAAATATTTTCTTAGGGAAGAATATAGATAGTTTTAATATTCCTACCGATTTATGGATAGAAGCAGTTGAGAATGGAACAGATTATTGTATCGTTACAGAAGATGATGTATGGTTTACAGAAACAATTGATGTAGAAAATTTACTAACAGAAGCAGAGAAAAATAATATCAATCTTTTAAAATTAGGTTGGCTAAGTAACTTTAAAGATGATGAATATCTTCAAATAGGTAAAATTAATGAAGATGTCAATTTTAATAGACCTAAGGATTTGTTTTTAGGTTCTAAATGGCTAATGGATATATTTTTCTATAACCGTTATAAGTTTTTTAGTATTGCTTATAGATTAGGCATTTTTGATAATTATACCAAAATAAAATACTGGTCTCTAAACTCTATTTTAATGGGGTTATGGAAAAAAGAGTATTGGCTAGAAGTCTGGAAAGATGCAAAGGGCAGGGTGGACGAAAAACAACAACTAAGAAACGCCGCTGCTTACTATAATAAACATAAAAATAATCCTAATTTTATAGCTAGGCTTTCTAAAGAAGCTATGAAAACGACCTTTCAAAGCTCTGCTACCAATTCTTATCATGAATATGGGTTTAAGGTGGATATAAACTACATCAATTATCTTTTGAATGAGGCTTGGTATAATGATAAGTTAGATAGTATGCAAAACTATCCTAATGACTTTTCTATTGATTATCTAGAAACCTTCTTTGATGATAAGGTGGATAAAAACGAATATCATAAGTGGGTAGAGCAGTTTAAAAATCAATATAGAAACCTCGGCTGTAGTATAGACTAG
- a CDS encoding acyltransferase: protein MKNFILFLFYKFYKFLKYSEVSLLRKKFFLNSQSKIHSSFKLGADNVLDIHSKAVFNIAENVMINQNNFITVKKEAKLSIGKETYITRATISCLEEITIGENCILGEGLKVFDHNHNYTKEPFSVSKTEFYTAPIKIGNNVWTGANCIILKGVTIGDNVIIGAGCTIYKDIPANSIVINKQDLLSIW from the coding sequence ATGAAAAATTTTATATTGTTTTTGTTTTATAAGTTTTATAAATTTCTTAAGTATTCGGAAGTTTCTCTATTGAGAAAAAAGTTCTTCTTAAATTCTCAATCCAAAATACATAGTTCTTTTAAGCTAGGGGCAGATAATGTGTTGGATATTCATTCTAAGGCTGTTTTCAATATAGCAGAAAACGTGATGATAAATCAAAATAATTTTATTACAGTAAAGAAAGAAGCTAAATTGAGTATAGGAAAAGAAACTTACATTACTAGAGCTACTATTTCTTGTTTGGAAGAGATAACCATTGGAGAAAACTGTATTTTGGGAGAAGGGTTAAAGGTTTTTGACCATAATCATAACTATACCAAAGAACCTTTTTCTGTATCTAAAACAGAATTTTATACAGCACCTATAAAAATTGGTAATAATGTTTGGACAGGAGCGAATTGCATTATATTGAAAGGGGTGACGATAGGAGATAATGTGATAATAGGAGCAGGATGTACTATATATAAAGATATTCCTGCAAATAGTATAGTGATTAATAAACAAGATTTATTAAGTATATGGTAA
- a CDS encoding capsular polysaccharide synthesis protein has product METIYEIFFIENYDMMLLNTIALKFKKAFPDFYQKVLNIKQGRYNYTFSEDRYPGSFLSNHYQGNYREQKAPEVIYCFWTGDNEMSENRKKGLEALEKNAGVPVKLITPKNLQEYIKEDAPLHKGFDFLSLTMKSDYLRCYFMHHYGGGYADVKPFEHSWKFAFNKLNSQKNKYVIGYPELLHGGIAPAEHRFFAEKKFYTDYERQMSVEKYLQQDLMKYTPLLIGNGSFISKPYSPITTEWYEEVHKRMDELYDYFYEYGDNQDFEVPYFYLVQIFHPLILKYHKHVLRDKKLLPILKNYR; this is encoded by the coding sequence GTGGAAACTATTTATGAGATATTTTTCATAGAAAATTATGATATGATGTTACTCAATACTATAGCTTTAAAGTTTAAAAAAGCTTTTCCTGATTTCTATCAAAAAGTTTTAAACATAAAACAGGGTAGGTATAACTATACCTTTTCAGAAGATAGATATCCAGGTAGCTTTCTATCTAATCATTATCAAGGAAATTATAGGGAGCAAAAGGCTCCAGAAGTTATTTATTGCTTTTGGACGGGGGATAATGAAATGAGTGAGAATAGAAAAAAAGGACTGGAAGCTCTAGAAAAAAATGCAGGAGTTCCTGTAAAACTCATTACTCCAAAGAACTTACAAGAATATATAAAAGAAGATGCTCCATTACATAAAGGCTTTGATTTTCTAAGTTTAACGATGAAATCAGATTATCTCCGCTGTTATTTTATGCATCATTATGGTGGAGGCTATGCAGATGTAAAACCTTTTGAACATTCTTGGAAATTTGCCTTTAATAAACTTAACTCTCAAAAAAACAAATATGTTATTGGTTATCCAGAATTATTGCACGGAGGGATAGCACCAGCAGAGCATAGATTTTTTGCTGAAAAAAAGTTTTATACAGATTATGAAAGGCAAATGAGTGTAGAGAAATATTTACAGCAAGACTTAATGAAATATACGCCATTACTTATAGGTAACGGTTCATTTATTAGTAAGCCTTATTCTCCGATTACAACAGAATGGTATGAGGAAGTACATAAAAGGATGGATGAATTGTATGACTATTTCTATGAATATGGCGATAATCAGGATTTTGAAGTGCCGTACTTTTATCTTGTTCAAATTTTTCATCCACTTATCCTAAAATATCATAAACATGTGTTGAGGGATAAAAAGCTTTTACCTATTCTAAAAAATTATAGATAA